A single genomic interval of Mycobacterium sp. DL592 harbors:
- a CDS encoding RNA polymerase sigma-70 factor has translation MNAADEHAERFTALRPLLFTIAYEILGSATEADDVLQDGYLRWAGVDLTQVRDTKAYLAQLVTRQALNTLRSQARRREDYVGPWLPEPLLLDDTDASSDVVLAESVSMAMLVVLETLSPDERAVFVLREVFGFSHDEIASAVGKSTAAVRQMAHRAREHVHSRRKRFEPVEPAKSEQITTQFLVAAATGDLDGLMAMLAPDVVFTSDSDGKVSAARRPVLGAGKVARLLIGLMSRAGSEYRVELASYNSAPAAIVYRNERPDSVFLIEVIDGKITNFYAMRNPEKLASVTVPREISR, from the coding sequence ATGAACGCCGCCGACGAGCACGCCGAGCGGTTCACGGCCCTGCGGCCGCTGCTGTTCACGATCGCCTACGAGATCCTCGGTTCGGCGACCGAGGCCGACGACGTGCTGCAGGACGGTTACCTGCGCTGGGCGGGCGTGGATTTGACGCAGGTGCGCGACACCAAGGCCTACCTGGCCCAGCTCGTCACCCGGCAGGCGCTGAACACCCTGCGCAGCCAGGCCCGCAGGCGGGAGGACTATGTGGGCCCGTGGCTGCCGGAGCCGCTGCTGCTCGACGACACCGACGCGTCCTCGGATGTGGTGCTCGCCGAGTCGGTGTCGATGGCGATGCTGGTGGTGCTCGAGACGCTGAGCCCCGACGAGCGCGCAGTGTTCGTACTGCGCGAGGTGTTCGGCTTCAGCCACGACGAAATCGCTTCTGCGGTAGGCAAATCCACGGCCGCGGTGCGCCAGATGGCGCACCGCGCCCGCGAGCACGTGCACTCCCGGCGCAAACGATTCGAGCCCGTCGAACCGGCGAAGTCCGAGCAGATCACCACGCAGTTCCTGGTCGCGGCCGCCACCGGCGACCTGGACGGGCTGATGGCGATGCTGGCCCCCGACGTGGTGTTCACCTCCGACAGCGACGGCAAGGTCAGCGCGGCGCGTCGGCCGGTGCTGGGTGCCGGGAAGGTGGCCAGGCTGCTGATCGGCCTGATGAGCCGGGCCGGGTCGGAGTACCGGGTGGAACTCGCGTCCTACAACAGCGCGCCCGCGGCGATCGTGTATCGCAACGAGCGCCCGGACAGCGTGTTCCTGATCGAGGTGATCGACGGCAAGATCACCAACTTCTACGCGATGCGCAACCCCGAGAAGTTGGCATCGGTGACCGTCCCCCGCGAGATCAGCCGGTAG
- a CDS encoding aminodeoxychorismate synthase component I: protein MRIERLGDIGTAADVLRALAAAAARRGLPPPAAFTGDWFGAGAVIAPSVAILPVDPADVFAVTPGARRDAVGGGWIGYLSYPDAAADGRGPRVPEAAGGWTDCVLRLDHDGCWWHESLTGTTIQPWVSAAITSPAVSQSCEIIWGAADFDAHQAGVQECLSAIAAGEVYQACVCTQFTGTVAGSPVDFFADAVTRTTPARAAYLAGDWGAVASLSPELFLRRSGDGVTSSPIKGTLPLHADPALLRASVKDVAENIMIVDLVRNDLGRVADVGTVTVPELLAVHPAPGVWHLVSAVAARVPAAMPTSAVLAATFPPASVTGTPKTRARQLLSTWEPRRRGVYCGTIGFASPIAGCELNVAIRTVEFDAHGCAVLGVGGGITADSDPVAEWQECLHKAAPILTPVVV from the coding sequence ATGCGCATCGAGCGGCTTGGCGACATCGGCACCGCCGCCGACGTGCTGCGGGCACTGGCCGCCGCCGCGGCCCGCCGCGGGCTGCCGCCGCCTGCGGCGTTCACCGGTGACTGGTTCGGTGCCGGGGCGGTGATCGCGCCGAGTGTGGCGATCCTGCCCGTCGATCCGGCCGACGTCTTCGCCGTCACGCCCGGTGCGCGTCGCGACGCGGTCGGCGGCGGGTGGATCGGATACCTGTCCTATCCCGACGCCGCGGCCGACGGGCGCGGACCTCGGGTTCCCGAAGCGGCAGGCGGCTGGACCGACTGCGTGCTGCGCCTCGACCACGACGGCTGCTGGTGGCACGAAAGCCTCACCGGCACAACGATCCAACCCTGGGTCAGTGCGGCCATCACCTCTCCGGCGGTCTCGCAGTCCTGCGAAATTATCTGGGGTGCAGCCGATTTCGACGCGCATCAAGCCGGCGTGCAGGAGTGCCTGTCGGCGATCGCCGCGGGCGAGGTCTACCAGGCGTGCGTGTGCACGCAGTTCACCGGCACGGTCGCCGGCTCGCCGGTGGACTTCTTCGCCGACGCCGTCACCCGCACCACCCCCGCGCGGGCGGCGTACCTGGCCGGCGACTGGGGCGCGGTGGCGTCACTGTCGCCGGAGCTGTTCCTGCGGCGCTCCGGCGACGGCGTCACGTCCAGTCCGATCAAGGGGACGTTGCCGCTGCACGCCGACCCGGCACTGCTGCGGGCGTCGGTCAAGGACGTCGCCGAGAACATCATGATCGTCGACCTGGTGCGCAACGACCTGGGCCGCGTCGCCGACGTAGGCACCGTCACCGTGCCGGAACTGCTGGCCGTGCACCCCGCCCCCGGGGTGTGGCATCTGGTGTCGGCAGTGGCCGCGCGGGTGCCCGCCGCGATGCCGACCTCGGCAGTACTGGCCGCGACGTTCCCACCCGCGTCTGTCACGGGGACGCCCAAAACCCGCGCACGCCAACTACTTTCGACCTGGGAGCCGCGGCGGCGCGGCGTCTACTGCGGCACCATCGGGTTCGCGTCACCGATCGCCGGCTGCGAACTCAACGTCGCGATCCGCACGGTGGAGTTCGACGCGCACGGCTGCGCGGTGCTGGGCGTCGGCGGCGGCATCACCGCCGACTCCGACCCGGTGGCCGAGTGGCAGGAATGCCTGCACAAGGCGGCGCCGATCCTGACACCGGTCGTCGTCTAG